One Felis catus isolate Fca126 chromosome D1, F.catus_Fca126_mat1.0, whole genome shotgun sequence DNA segment encodes these proteins:
- the RIN1 gene encoding ras and Rab interactor 1, with amino-acid sequence METPGEPEAGPLGAPSLSNFAPGHPEREKPAQDPLYDVPGASGGPAGGPQRPGRTVSLRERLLRTRPVWLQLRANAAAALHVLRTEPPGTFLVRKSNTRGCQALCVRLPEASGPSFVSSHYIQESPGGVSLEGSELTFPDLVQLICAYCHTRDILLLPLQLPRAICQAATHKELEAISHLGIEFWSSSLNTKAQPGLSEGPLLPRLKPRSPQELDQGTGAALCFFNPLFPGDLGPTKREKFKRSFKVRVSTETSSPLSPPAMPPPPVPVLPGAAPNQTERLPPHQLLRRESSVGYRVPGSASPSLPPLPSLQEVDCGSPSSSEEEGAPGSRGSPATSPRLGRRRRPLLRSMSSAFCSLLAPERQVGRAATALVEDRHTAVGQLVQDLLTQVRAGPEPRELQGVREALSRARAMLSAELGPEKLLPPERLEHILEKSLHRSVLKPLRPILAARLRRRLSADGSLGRLAEGLRLARSQGPGAFGSHLSLPSPGEMEQVRQKLLQLLRAYSPSAQVKRLLQACKLLYTALRTQAGEGAGADAFLPLLSLVLAQCDLPELLLEAEYMSELLEPTLLTGEGGYYLTSLSASLALLSGLDQAHMLPLSPSQELQRSLSLWEQRRLPATHSFQHLLRVAYQDPSSGCTSKTLAVPPGASVATLNQLCATKFRVTQPDTFGLFLYREQGYHRLSPGALVHRLPTTGYLVYRKAERPDTHGAAPGATTERDSGELEAGGREEEEGGRGDGIIEVKAGPGDSRGESETTAERVQGSVGQARGGPAPPGGPEAEGSRAAEE; translated from the exons ATGGAAACCCCTGGGGAGCCAGAAGCAGGCCCTCTCGGAGCCCCCAGCCTGTCCAACTTCGCACCTGGGCACCCGGAGAGAGAAAA GCCAGCCCAGGACCCGCTCTACGACGTGCCTGGGGCCAGCGGGGGGCCGGCGGGTGGGCCCCAGCGGCCCGGGCGCACCGTGAGCCTGCGGGAGCGCTTGCTGCGCACACGGCCCGTGTGGCTGCAGCTCCGGGCCAACGCGGCGGCTGCACTGCACGTGCTGAGGACTGAGCCCCCGGGG ACGTTCCTGGTGCGGAAATCTAACACTCgtgggtgccaggccctgtgcgTGAGGCTGCCCGAGGCCAGCGGCCCTTCGTTTGTCTCTAGCCACTACATCCAGGAGAGCCCTGGGG GCGTCTCCTTGGAGGGCTCAGAGCTCACGTTCCCAGACCTGGTCCAGCTCATCTGTGCCTACTGCCATACCCG ggACATCCTTCTCCTCCCACTCCAGCTCCCCAGAGCCATCTGCCAGGCAGCCACCCACAAGGAACTGGAAGCCATCTCCCATCTGGGCATCG AGTTCTGGAGCTCCTCCCTCAATACCAAGGCTCAGCCGGGCCTGTCTGAAGGCCCGCTGCTGCCCCGGCTGAAGCCCCGGTCCCCGCAAGAGCTGGACCAGGGCACAGGAGCCGCCCTGTGCTTCTTCAATCCCCTGTTCCCAGGGGACCTGGGCCCCACCAAGCGGGAGAAATTCAAGAGGAGCTTCAAAGTACGCGTGTCCACGGAGACCTCCAGCCCTCTGTCTCCACCTGCCATGCCACCTCCCCCGGTCCCCGTGCTGCCGGGGGCAGCCCCCAACCAGACGGAAAGGTTACCCCCTCACCAACTTCTGCGGAGGGAGAGCTCTGTGGGGTACCGTGTGCCAGGGAGTGccagccccagcctcccacccctgccctccctccaggaGGTAGACTGTGGCTCCCCCAGCAGCTCAGAAGAAGAGGGGGCGCCAGGGTCCCGGGGAAGCCCAGCCACCTCACCCCGCCTGGGCCGCCGCCGGCGGCCGCTGCTTCGGTCCATGAGCTCTGCCTTCTGCTCCCTGCTGGCCCCGGAGCGGCAGGTGGGCCGGGCAGCCACGGCGCTGGTGGAGGACCGACACACGGCCGTCGGCCAGCTGGTGCAGGACCTGCTGACCCAGGTGCGGGCCGGCCCCGAGCCCCGGGAGCTGCAGGGTGTCCGAGAGGCACTGAGCCGGGCTCGGGCCATGCTGAGCGCGGAGCTGGGCCCTGAGAAGCTGCTGCCACCTGAGAGACTGG AACACATCTTGGAGAAGTCTCTGCATCGCTCCGTGCTCAAGCCTCTCAGGCCCATCCTGGCGGCCCGCCTGCGGCGCCGGCTTTCTGCGGACGGCTCCCTGGGCCGCCTGGCTGAGGGCCTCCGCCTGGCTCGGTCCCAGGGCCCCGGAGCCTTTGGGTCCCACCTGAGCCTGCCCTCCCCGGGAGAGATGGAGCAGGTGCGTCAGAAGCTGCTGCAGCTGCTCCGTGCCTACTCGCCCAGTGCCCAGGTCAAGCGGCTCCTGCAGGCTTGCAAGCTGCTCTACACAGCCCTGAGGACCCAGGCCG gggagggggcaggggcagacgcGTTCCTCCCGCTGCTGAGCCTCGTCCTGGCCCAGTGCGACCTTCCGGAGCTGCTGCTGGAGGCTGAGTACATGTCAGAGCTTCTGGAGCCCACCCTGCTCACCGGAGAGG GTGGTTACTACCTGACCAGCCTCTCGGCCAGCCTGGCCCTGCTGAGTGGCCTGGACCAGGCCCACATGCTCCCCCTGAGCCCCTCCCAGGAGCTACAACGTTCCCTCAGCCTCTGGGAGCAGCGCCGCCTGCCTGCCACTCACAGCTTCCAG CACCTCCTCCGAGTGGCCTATCAGGACCCCAGCAGTGGCTGTACCTCCAAGACCCTGGCTGTGCCCCCAGGGGCCTCAGTTGCCACCCTGAACCAGCTCTGTGCCACGAAGTTCCGAGTGACCCAGCCTGACACATTCGGCCTCTTCCTGTACAGGGAACAGGGCTACCACCGCTTGTCTCCTGGAGCCCTGGTCCACAGGCTTCCCACAACCGGCTACCTCGTCTATCGCAAGGCCGAGCGGCCCGACACCCATGGGGCCGCACCTGGGGCTACAACAGAGAGGGACAGTggggagctggaggcagggggcagggaggaggaggaagggggccgGGGAGATGGGATCATCGAGGTCAAGGCCGGTCCTGGGGACAGCAGGGGAGAGTCTGAGACAACTGCCGAGAGGGTGCAGGGAAGCGTGGGCCAGGCCAGGGGGGGCCCTGCCCCACCGGGGGGACCAGAGGCTGAGGGAAGCAGAGCAGCAGAGGAGTAG
- the BRMS1 gene encoding breast cancer metastasis-suppressor 1 isoform X2, with protein sequence MPVQPPGKDTEEMEAEGDSAAEMNGEEEESEEERSGSQTESEEESSEMDDEDYERRRGECVNEMLDLEKQFSELKEKLFRERLSQLRVRLEEVGAERAPEYTEPLGGLQRSLKIRIQVAGIYKGFCLDVIRNKYECELQGAKQHLESEKLLLYDTLQGELQERIQRLEEDRQSLDISSEWWDDRLHAGSSAKTWDSLPPSKRKKAPLVSGPYIVYMLQEIDILEDWTAIKKARAAVSPQKRKADGP encoded by the exons ATGCCCGTGCAGCCTCCAGGCAAAGACACAGAAGAGATGGAAGCAGAGGGTGATTCAGCCGCTGAGAtgaatggggaggaggaagagagcgaGGAGGAACGGAGCGGCAGCCAGACTGAGTCAGAGGAGGAGAGCTCAG AGATGGACGATGAGGACTACGAGCGGCGTCGCGGCGAGTGCGTCAACGAGATGCTGGACCTGGAGAAGCAGTTCTCAGAGCTAAAGGAGAA GTTGTTCAGGGAACGGCTGAGTCAGCTGAGGGTGCGGCTGGAGGAAGTGGGGGCTGAGAGAGCGCCTGAATACACAGAGCCTCTGGGGGGGCTGCAGCGGAGCCTCAAGATCCGCATTCAGGTGGCAG GGATCTACAAGGGCTTCTGCCTGGACGTGATCCGGAATAAGTACGAGTGTGAGCTGCAGGGAGCCAAGCAGCACCTGGAG AGTGAGAAGCTGCTGCTCTACGACACCCTGCAGGGGGAGCTGCAGGAGCGGatccagaggctggaagaggaCCGCCAGAGCCTGGACATCAGCTCTG AGTGGTGGGATGACAGACTCCATGCTGGAAGCAGCGCAaagacttgggattctctgccgcCCAGCAAGAGGAAGAAGGCGCCTCTCGTTTCTG GTCCTTACATCGTGTACATGCTGCAGGAGATTGACATCCTGGAGGACTGGACGGCTATCAAAAAG GCTAGGGCGGCTGTGTCCCCTCAGAAGAGAAAAGCAGATG GACCTTGA
- the BRMS1 gene encoding breast cancer metastasis-suppressor 1 isoform X3 — translation MPVQPPGKDTEEMEAEGDSAAEMNGEEEESEEERSGSQTESEEESSEMDDEDYERRRGECVNEMLDLEKQFSELKEKLFRERLSQLRVRLEEVGAERAPEYTEPLGGLQRSLKIRIQVAGIYKGFCLDVIRNKYECELQGAKQHLEGELQERIQRLEEDRQSLDISSEWWDDRLHAGSSAKTWDSLPPSKRKKAPLVSGMSPFSPGSAEPLSLLTSSSTDLNGILTPLSPHRVFPRPQVLGALAAW, via the exons ATGCCCGTGCAGCCTCCAGGCAAAGACACAGAAGAGATGGAAGCAGAGGGTGATTCAGCCGCTGAGAtgaatggggaggaggaagagagcgaGGAGGAACGGAGCGGCAGCCAGACTGAGTCAGAGGAGGAGAGCTCAG AGATGGACGATGAGGACTACGAGCGGCGTCGCGGCGAGTGCGTCAACGAGATGCTGGACCTGGAGAAGCAGTTCTCAGAGCTAAAGGAGAA GTTGTTCAGGGAACGGCTGAGTCAGCTGAGGGTGCGGCTGGAGGAAGTGGGGGCTGAGAGAGCGCCTGAATACACAGAGCCTCTGGGGGGGCTGCAGCGGAGCCTCAAGATCCGCATTCAGGTGGCAG GGATCTACAAGGGCTTCTGCCTGGACGTGATCCGGAATAAGTACGAGTGTGAGCTGCAGGGAGCCAAGCAGCACCTGGAG GGGGAGCTGCAGGAGCGGatccagaggctggaagaggaCCGCCAGAGCCTGGACATCAGCTCTG AGTGGTGGGATGACAGACTCCATGCTGGAAGCAGCGCAaagacttgggattctctgccgcCCAGCAAGAGGAAGAAGGCGCCTCTCGTTTCTG GCATGAGCCCTTTCAGCCCAGGGTCTGCTGAGCCTCTGTCCCTGCTGACGTCGTCCAGCACAGACTTGAATGGAATTCTCACGCCCTTGTCTCCACACCGGGTGTTTCCGCGGCCTCAGGTTCTCGGGGCGCTGGCTGCCTGGTGA
- the BRMS1 gene encoding breast cancer metastasis-suppressor 1 isoform X1, with protein sequence MPVQPPGKDTEEMEAEGDSAAEMNGEEEESEEERSGSQTESEEESSEMDDEDYERRRGECVNEMLDLEKQFSELKEKLFRERLSQLRVRLEEVGAERAPEYTEPLGGLQRSLKIRIQVAGIYKGFCLDVIRNKYECELQGAKQHLESEKLLLYDTLQGELQERIQRLEEDRQSLDISSEWWDDRLHAGSSAKTWDSLPPSKRKKAPLVSGMSPFSPGSAEPLSLLTSSSTDLNGILTPLSPHRVFPRPQVLGALAAW encoded by the exons ATGCCCGTGCAGCCTCCAGGCAAAGACACAGAAGAGATGGAAGCAGAGGGTGATTCAGCCGCTGAGAtgaatggggaggaggaagagagcgaGGAGGAACGGAGCGGCAGCCAGACTGAGTCAGAGGAGGAGAGCTCAG AGATGGACGATGAGGACTACGAGCGGCGTCGCGGCGAGTGCGTCAACGAGATGCTGGACCTGGAGAAGCAGTTCTCAGAGCTAAAGGAGAA GTTGTTCAGGGAACGGCTGAGTCAGCTGAGGGTGCGGCTGGAGGAAGTGGGGGCTGAGAGAGCGCCTGAATACACAGAGCCTCTGGGGGGGCTGCAGCGGAGCCTCAAGATCCGCATTCAGGTGGCAG GGATCTACAAGGGCTTCTGCCTGGACGTGATCCGGAATAAGTACGAGTGTGAGCTGCAGGGAGCCAAGCAGCACCTGGAG AGTGAGAAGCTGCTGCTCTACGACACCCTGCAGGGGGAGCTGCAGGAGCGGatccagaggctggaagaggaCCGCCAGAGCCTGGACATCAGCTCTG AGTGGTGGGATGACAGACTCCATGCTGGAAGCAGCGCAaagacttgggattctctgccgcCCAGCAAGAGGAAGAAGGCGCCTCTCGTTTCTG GCATGAGCCCTTTCAGCCCAGGGTCTGCTGAGCCTCTGTCCCTGCTGACGTCGTCCAGCACAGACTTGAATGGAATTCTCACGCCCTTGTCTCCACACCGGGTGTTTCCGCGGCCTCAGGTTCTCGGGGCGCTGGCTGCCTGGTGA
- the B4GAT1 gene encoding beta-1,4-glucuronyltransferase 1 produces MQMSYAIRCAFYQLLLAALMLVAMLQLLYLSLLSGLHGQEEQDQYFEFFPPSPRSVDQVKAQLRTALASGGVLDASGDYRVYRGLLKTTMDPNDVILATHASVDNLLHLSGLLERWEGPLSVSVFAATKEEAQLATVLTYALSSHCPDMRARVAMHLVCPSRYEAAVPDPREPGEFALLRSCQEVFDKLARVAQPGINYALGTNVSYPNNLLRNLAREGANYALVIDVDMVPSEGLWRGLREMLDQSKQWAGTALVVPAFEIRRARRMPANKNELLQLYQVGEVRPFYYGLCTPCQAPTNYSRWVNLPEETLLRPAYVVPWQDPWEPFYVAGGKVPTFDERFRQYGFNRISQACELHVAGFDFEVLNEGFLVHKGFKEALKFHPQKEAENQHNKILYRQFKQELKAKYPDSPRHC; encoded by the exons ATGCAGATGTCCTACGCCATCCGGTGCGCCTTCTACCAGCTGCTTCTGGCCGCGCTAATGCTGGTGGCGATGCTGCAGCTGCTCTACCTGTCGCTGCTGTCCGGGCTGCACGGGCAGGAGGAGCAAGACCAGTATTTCGAGTTCTTTCCCCCGTCCCCGCGGTCCGTGGACCAGGTCAAGGCGCAGCTCCGTACCGCTCTGGCCTCTGGAGGCGTCCTGGACGCCAGTGGCGACTACCGAGTCTACAGGGGCCTCCTGAAGACCACCATGGACCCCAATGATGTGATCCTGGCCACGCATGCCAGCGTAGACAACCTGCTGCACCTGTCGGGCCTGTTGGAGCGCTGGGAGGGCCCGCTCTCCGTGTCGGTGTTCGCGGCCACCAAGGAGGAGGCGCAGCTAGCCACGGTGCTGACCTACGCGCTGAGCAGCCACTGCCCTGATATGCGCGCCAGGGTGGCCATGCACCTTGTGTGCCCCTCGCGCTATGAGGCCGCTGTGCCCGATCCCCGGGAACCGGGGGAGTTTGCCCTGCTGCGGTCCTGCCAGGAGGTCTTTGACAAGCTAGCCAGGGTGGCCCAGCCCGGGATCAATTATGCGCTGGGCACCAATGTCTCCTACCCCAATAATCTGCTGAGGAATCTGGCCCGTGAGGGGGCCAACTATGCCCTGGTAATCGACGTGGACATGGTGCCCAGCGAGGGGCTGTGGAGAGGCCTGAGGGAAATGTTGGATCAGAGCAAGCAGTGGGCGGGCACAGCGCTGGTGGTGCCTGCCTTTGAGATCCGCCGAGCACGCCGCATGCCCGCGAACAAGAACGAGCTGTTGCAGCTCTATCAAGTAGGCGAGGTGCGGCCCTTCTATTATGGGCTGTGCACGCCCTGCCAGGCGCCCACCAACTACTCCCGCTGGGTCAACCTGCCGGAAGAGACCTTGCTGAGGCCTGCCTATGTGGTTCCCTGGCAGGACCCCTGGGAACCATTCTACGTGGCCGGAGGCAAGGTGCCCACTTTCGACGAGCGCTTTCGGCAGTACGGCTTCAATCGCATCAGCCAG GCCTGTGAGCTGCACGTGGCAGGATTTGATTTCGAGGTGCTGAACGAAGGTTTCCTGGTTCATAAGGGCTTCAAGGAAGCTTTGAAGTTCCATCCCCAAAAGGAGGCCGAAAATCAGCACAATAAGATCCTTTACCGCCAGTTCAAACAGGAGTTGAAGGCCAAGTACCCCGACTCCCCTCGTCACTGCTGA